The genomic DNA TAAATAACAAAAGATCCTAGCTATAAGCTGCTTCCGGTACTCGACCGGAGGCAGCTTATTAATCTTCGTTGCGGTCGATGCAATTCTGCCTCTGCGTTCGCCATTAATCATGCCACATATCAACGAGACAAAAATCTCGGTGTCTGTAACTTCAGCATTTATCACCTTAAGGATGTTCTCAATAACCTCAGAAGCTTTCTTGTTTAACATTAGCTCAAGATTTTTTCTTGTTCCGCAAAAGCGGTGCAATGTTGCCTTACTTATGCCTGAGGCTTCCGCTAATTCTTTGATTGTGCTTCTTGGGCTGTCAATTATGGCAACGGCAAGGAGTTTTAGTAAATTGTTTTCATTGTAACTTAATCCCATTTGGGCTTCTCCTTTGTTTTTTATTACGAAATTTGAATCCACATACGTTCAAATGATCCATTTTTATATCACATGAATTAAAAAACATATAATATTATATGAGTCAATATCGTCTCATTTTTTGTAAGTATCATATGGTTCAAAACAGAAATCATTGGTGCAGTCAGATACGGTAACTGGTTCACCAATGGTCGTATTGACATTCACCATGTCCTTTAAATGATCTTTCGCCGTTCTGACAAAAGATTGCAATGGATGCCATGTCATTCCATTCACCTCTCTACAATAGTCCTATTATGCCACTGTAGTCAGGATTGAAAAAGAATAAACTGCGTATCCTTGCATCAATTGTCTTTGCCCGCATAAAAAACTAAAAAAGCCATCTCTCCACTACATCAGTGGAGGGACGGCTTCAATTAGCAGTACGCTCACTTATCCAAAAAAAGTATTGCAAGCAATCAAAATAATGATAACGCCGCTTAAGGCCGTACTGAACTGACCTAATGTGAAAGAGCCGATACGAATCGCCGACAATTTTTGTCCAAGGATCACACCAAGCCAAACCGTGATATAACTGCCGATTGCCGCTGTCAGAGAGATCGCAATGGGTGACAGTCCTATCAGACCTGCACCGATCCCATTCGTAACGGCATTAGCAGCAAGTGCAACCCCCAGCACCGCTGCCTCAAGGTATCCAATAGTGCCTGATTTGTCTTTATCCACGATTTCTGGATTTTGTAGAATTCCTTCGAGTGATCGGCCTGACACTTCCTCCCCGGCTTCTTCACTGTCCTGTCTGGATTCCTGCTTCTTACGCGGTACTGCCAGCAGAATGATGCGGGTACCGACAATGAACAGCAACAATGCTCCAATTAGGACGGGTAATATACCCGGAAGAACCCTCGCCAGCCACTGACCGGATATGATCCCTGTCATGCTAAGGATGAAACAGATGACCGCAATGATTAAATTTGATAAATAGTTAATACGTATACCCCGAATCCCATAAGATATTCCAACACCCAAATTATCCAGACTGGATGATAAAGCAAAGCCAAAAATTAAAAGCCACGCAACCATGGGGTCCTCACTCCTTGTTGTCAGTTTACAGTCATACTATTGAGCATATTGCAAAAAGGTGCTCATCATCTCTAAAAATGTTGAGATCCCCTCAACATTTGGTTCAACACCAACACAAGGTGAGGTGAACTGCAAATGTCCGATGCGAAGAGAAACGCCACACTAGGTGAGACACTGCTCACCTTGCTGAAAGAACGTTCTTTATCAATGCGCAAGCTAAGCGCTGCTACCGGCATTGATACGGCCACCATATCGCGAATCGTTAACGGGAAGCAAAGAGCCAAGCCTGAACATCTGGAAGCTTTTGCTTTTCATCTTGACGTTCCCTCTGCTCCACTCTTCCAAGCTGCTGGTTATGTCGCCTCCACTCCCCCTACTCATCAGAACCACCCAAACGATATCTACTCCTCCATCAACAGCATTAAAGAAATTCTTCAAGCCTCCAACCTCATTGACCAACAGTTTACTGCCGAGCAGGTTCAAAAAGAACTGAGCAAATACGAACCCTATGTCCTAACCGAAGAAGGAGCTCAGATTATCCACAATGACTTTCCCGGTAAAGTAAAAAGCGTCAACGGCGCGGGACCTTTCATTGAGGAGCTCAAGAGAATGTATCGGCTCTACAGTAGCGATAATATCACCCTGGAGGAGCGCTCGATCCTCGGCAGCGGCTTGTTGTACTTCGTCTCCGCCACAGATATTATCCCCGATTATGTATTTCCTTTAGGTTATCTGGACGATGCGATTGCCGTGCAAATTGTATTGGGTCGTCTCCAGAATACGAGGAGCAGCAAGCCCCAATCGTGACCTCGGATTGTCATACTGACAGGGCAAGAACCTATGCATGGATCGTCAAAAAAAGAGGCTGTCTCCCTTTGCAGAAACAACTCTGCACAGGGGACAGCCTCAACTTCAACTCTAACTCGTTATATTCCCAAGAATCCCTAATCACGGATGTAGGGGTACCCATTCCATAAATCACTTGCTGCTTGAAAGACCCTATCGAAAAAGATAGACCGGCCTATATAACTGGTTTCCCAAAGGAAAACAGCAACAGATTCAAACTCATAGCAAGCATGAAGGAGCCAAGTTGTTTGGTGCGATCCACTACGAGACGGGGCAAGTCCATCACTATGAAGTCGAACAAGCGAATGTGACCGCCTGGATTCGTTTTCTGGCGATGCTGCTGGAATCTTACCCAACCGGAAAAATAGTCCTTATTTTGGATAATAGTCGCATCCATCATGCCCGGGCGCTTCAATCCTTTTTACAAAAACACCGTTGTTTGGAGCTTGTATTCTTGCCGCCCTACAGCCCCGATCTCAATCTCATGGAGGGCGTCTGGAAGTGGCTCAAGAGTGATATCATTAACAACGTATTTTTCAAAAAATTTTACCAGATTCGTCTCCACGTCACGAAATTTATGACTCCCGACTTGACGTTCTATTATTCGCCAGTTACCGCAAATTGTTTAATGCGTTCTCCCACCTGATCACGAACCCGCTGGAAGACGGCCCACTTTTCTTCTTCCGTTCCCTCTGCTTTGGCCGGATCGTCAAATCCCCAATGTTCACGGCGAACTTGTGGAGGTGTGATGGGACATTTATCGGCAGCATCCCCGCACAAGGTCACAACCAAATCGGCGCTGTTCAGCAAGACAGGATCAATGATATCCGAAGTTTGACCAGAAATATCAATCCCTACTTCATTCATCGCTTGTACCGCTTTAGGATTAAGACCGTGCGCTTCAATGCCTGCACTGTACACATTCCAACGATCTCCCAAGTATTTCTTGGCCCAGCCTTCTGCCATTTGACTCCGACAAGAATTACCGGTGCACAAAAAGTAAATTGTCTTTTTTTCCATCATAAACGTCTCCTTTAATGTTCAATTATGAAATAACTAACCACAGATATAAGCCCAGCAGGGTAATAAAAAGTGTAGGAATCGTTAAAATAATGCCTGTTTTAAAATAAGTTCCCCAAGAAATTTTAACGCCTTTGGAGCTAAGCACATGCAGCCACAACAATGTGGCCAATGAACCAATCGGGGTTATTTTCGGCCCCAAATCCGATCCAATCACATTAGCGTAAATCAGCGACTCTTTGATCATGCCGGTTGTATGGGTGGCATTTATAGCAAGCGCATCAATCATGACCGTAGGCAAGTTATTCATCACCGACGAGATAACCGCCGCGATAAAGCCCATGCCCATGGTGGCCACAAACATACCTTGATCAGCAGCCGCTTGAATCACATGAGCCAGCAGATCCGTCAAACCGGCATTACGCAGACCATACACCACAACATACATCCCAATGGAGAAAAACACGATGGCCCATGGAGCGCCCTTAAT from Paenibacillus sp. FSL R10-2782 includes the following:
- the ytaF gene encoding sporulation membrane protein YtaF encodes the protein MVAWLLIFGFALSSSLDNLGVGISYGIRGIRINYLSNLIIAVICFILSMTGIISGQWLARVLPGILPVLIGALLLFIVGTRIILLAVPRKKQESRQDSEEAGEEVSGRSLEGILQNPEIVDKDKSGTIGYLEAAVLGVALAANAVTNGIGAGLIGLSPIAISLTAAIGSYITVWLGVILGQKLSAIRIGSFTLGQFSTALSGVIIILIACNTFFG
- a CDS encoding DUF1232 domain-containing protein — protein: MSDAKRNATLGETLLTLLKERSLSMRKLSAATGIDTATISRIVNGKQRAKPEHLEAFAFHLDVPSAPLFQAAGYVASTPPTHQNHPNDIYSSINSIKEILQASNLIDQQFTAEQVQKELSKYEPYVLTEEGAQIIHNDFPGKVKSVNGAGPFIEELKRMYRLYSSDNITLEERSILGSGLLYFVSATDIIPDYVFPLGYLDDAIAVQIVLGRLQNTRSSKPQS
- a CDS encoding IS630 family transposase translates to MQTHSKHEGAKLFGAIHYETGQVHHYEVEQANVTAWIRFLAMLLESYPTGKIVLILDNSRIHHARALQSFLQKHRCLELVFLPPYSPDLNLMEGVWKWLKSDIINNVFFKKFYQIRLHVTKFMTPDLTFYYSPVTANCLMRSPT
- the arsC gene encoding arsenate reductase (thioredoxin); this encodes MEKKTIYFLCTGNSCRSQMAEGWAKKYLGDRWNVYSAGIEAHGLNPKAVQAMNEVGIDISGQTSDIIDPVLLNSADLVVTLCGDAADKCPITPPQVRREHWGFDDPAKAEGTEEEKWAVFQRVRDQVGERIKQFAVTGE